A DNA window from Mastomys coucha isolate ucsf_1 unplaced genomic scaffold, UCSF_Mcou_1 pScaffold21, whole genome shotgun sequence contains the following coding sequences:
- the Znf592 gene encoding zinc finger protein 592 — protein sequence MGDMKTPDFDDLLAAFDIPDPTSLDAKEAIQTPSEENESPLKSSGMCMDENVSLSHSGSAPDVPAVSVIVKNTSRQESFEAEKDHIAPSLLHNGFRGSDLPPDAHHCGKFDSAFINGDSARSFTSKLEPSKSEPLPTFNQFSPISSPEPEDPVKDNGFGIKSKHSDSYFPPPPGTVGGPVLEALAKFPVPELHMFDHFCKKEPKPEPLPLESPQEHEQGGQTVVEPHKDVDSSRFFGEALEFNSHPSNSIGEPKKLVPELSACSAVPPRQRLKPAHSKLSSCVAALVALQAKKVASVTKEDQPGHTKDSSGPTKEGSKGSPKMPKSPKSPRSPLEATRKSIKPSDSPRSICSDSSSKGSPSVAASSPPAIPKVRIKTIKTSSGEIKRTVTRILPDPDDPSKSPAESPAGSTITEAPSEVPGDEGTAMPVEEHFSEAGINSGSPQGDRKGDENIIKTSDSSSPCRISGLRVPKGSALNSQASKKQQSTALQASTPTASLLPKAVHLANLNLVPHSVAASVTAKSSAQRRSQPQVTQMTVPLVHQVKKAAPLIVEVFNKVLHSSNPVPLYAPNLSPPADSRIHLPASGYCCLECGDAFALEKSLSQHYSRRSVHIEVLCTLCSKTLLFFNKCSLLRHARDHKSKGLVMQCSQLLVKPISADQMFVAAPVNSTAPATPASSSSPKPSPTLDNASSVIPALPLYPDPVRLIRYGTKCPECHKQMRDYMVLATHFQRTTEETEGLTCQVCQMLLPNQCSFCAHQRIHAHKSPYCCPECGVLCRSAYFQTHVKENCLHYARKVGYRCIHCGVIHLTLALLKSHIQERHCQVFHKCAFCPMAFKTASSTMDHSTTQHPTQPHKPSQLIYKCSCEMVFNKKRHIQQHFYQNVSKTQAGVFKCPECPLLFLQKPELMQHVKNTHGVPRNVEELSSLQSSTDTSSSRPGSRAPTEPPATNVAARGSSLTAGRWGRPEAHRRAEARPRMRSTGWTCQECQEWVPDRESYVSHMKKSHGRTLKRYPCRQCEQSFHNPSSLRKHIRNNHDTVKKVYTCGYCTEDSPSFPRPSLLESHISLMHGIRNPDLSQTSKVRHPGGHSPQVNHLKRPVSRIADAPGTSNGATVSSTKRHKSLFQCAKCTFATDSELEFQSHIPQHQVDSSTAQCLLCGLCYTSASSLNRHLFIVHKVRDQEEGGEEIVEVKVEATDSEACSGEEVAVETKENGLEECASEPLVADLEPRRSLGLALNEDSAQDPQNQPQASQDQNSHALSPQV from the exons CTTCAGGCATGTGTATGGATGAGAATGTGTCCTTGTCTCACTCAGGGTCAGCCCCAGATGTGCCGGCCGTGAGTGTCATTGTCAAGAACACCAGCCGCCAAGAGTCATTTGAAGCAGAGAAAGACCACATTGCCCCCAGTCTCCTACATAATGGATTTCGGGGCTCAGACCTGCCTCCAGACGCCCACCACTGTGGGAAGTTTGATTCTGCTTTTATAAATGGAGACAGTGCTAGGAGTTTCACGAGCAAACTAGAGCCTTCCAAGTCGGAGCCATTACCCACCTTCAACCAGTTCAGCCCAATCTCAAGCCCAGAACCTGAGGATCCTGTCAAAGATAATGGGTTTGGGATAAAGTCCAAGCACTCTGACAGTTATTTCCCACCTCCTCCTGGGACTGTGGGAGGCCCAGTCCTGGAAGCTCTGGCAAAGTTCCCAGTCCCGGAACTACACATGTTTGATCACTTTTGTAAGAAAGAACCTAAACCAGAACCCTTGCCTTTAGAGAGCCCACAGGAACATGAGCAGGGTGGGCAGACGGTGGTGGAGCCTCACAAGGATGTGGATTCCAGTCGGTTCTTCGGGGAAGCTTTAGAGTTCAATAGTCACCCTAGCAACAGTATTGGAGAGCCCAAGAAGCTTGTTCCAGAGCTTAGTGCTTGCTCCGCTGTCCCCCCTAGGCAGCGTCTGAAGCCCGCCCATTCCAAGCTATCCTCATGTGTTGCAGCCTTGGTGGCCTTACAGGCCAAAAAAGTGGCCAGTGTCACTAAGGAGGATCAGCCTGGTCACACAAAGGATTCCTCAGGGCCCACTAAAGAGGGTTCTAAAGGCAGCCCCAAAATGCCCAAGTCACCAAAGAGTCCCCGGAGCCCTCTAGAGGCCACTAGAAAAAGTATCAAGCCATCAGATAGCCCTCGGAGCATCTGCAGTGACAGCAGCAGCAAAGGGTCCCCTTCTGTGGCTGCCAGCTCCCCACCAGCAATTCCCAAAGTCAGAATCAAAACAATTAAGACATCTTCTGGGGAAATCAAGCGAACTGTTACAAGGATCCTGCCAGACCCTGATGATCCAAGTAAGTCCCCTGCTGAGTCACCTGCAGGGAGCACAATCACTGAGGCTCCAAGTGAGGTTCCAGGGGATGAAGGCACAGCCATGCCTGTGGAAGAGCACTTTTCTGAGGCAGGCATAAATTCAGGGAGCCCCCAGGGTGACAGAAAAGGGGATGAGAATATAATCAAGACCAGTGACTCTTCATCTCCCTGCCGCATCTCTGGGCTCCGGGTCCCAAAAGGATCTGCCCTGAACTCACAGGCAAGCAAGAAGCAGCAGAGCACAGCACTTCAGGCATCAACCCCCACTGCCAGTCTCTTGCCCAAAGCTGTGCACTTGGCCAACTTGAACCTGGTTCCCCACAGTGTTGCCGCATCTGTGACTGCCAAGTCCTCAGCACAGAGACGGAGCCAGCCTCAGGTCACACAAATGACAGTGCCCCTGGTCCACCAGGTGAAAAAGGCCGCCCCTCTAATTGTGGAGGTCTTCAACAAGGTCCTTCACAGTTCTAACCCTGTGCCCCTCTATGCGCCAAATCTCAGCCCACCTGCAGACAGTAGAATCCACTTGCCGGCCAGTGGGTACTGCTGCCTGGAGTGTGGAGACGCATTTGCCTTAGAGAAGAGCCTGAGCCAGCACTATAGCCGGCGCAGTGTCCACATTGAGGTGCTGTGCACACTGTGCTCTAAGACACTGCTCTTCTTCAACAAGTGCAGCCTGCTTCGGCATGCCCGTGACCACAAGAGCAAGGGACTTGTCATGCAGTGTTCTCAGCTGCTTGTGAAGCCCATCTCTGCGGACCAGATGTTTGTGGCGGCTCCTGTGAACTCCACTGCACCAGCAACCccagcctcttcttcctcccccaaaCCCAGCCCCACTTTGGACAATGCCagctctgtaattccagccttgcCACTTTACCCAGACCCAGTGAGGCTCATCCGGTATGGAACCAAATGTCCTGAATGTCACAAGCAGATGCGAGATTATATGGTCCTGGCTACACATTTCCAGAGGACAACTGAGGAAACTGAGGGGCTA ACTTGCCAGGTATGCCAGATGCTGCTGCCCAACCAGTGTAGTTTCTGTGCACACCAGCGGATCCATGCACACAAGTCCCCCTACTGCTGCCCGGAGTGCGGTGTCCTCTGTCGCTCTGCTTACTTCCAGACTCATGTAAAGGAGAATTGCCTGCACTATGCCCGAAAAGTGGGCTACAG GTGCATCCACTGTGGTGTCATCCACTTGACTTTGGCCTTGCTGAAAAGCCACATCCAGGAGCGACACTGCCAGGTTTTCCACAAATGTGCATTCTGCCCCATGGCCTTCAAGACTGCCAGTAGTACGATGGACCACAGTACCACCCAGCACCCCACCCAGCCCCACAAACCCTCCCA GCTAATTTATAAGTGCTCCTGTGAAATGGTCTTCAATAAGAAGAGGCACATTCAACAACATTTTTATCAGAATGTCAGCAAGACACAGGCGGGTGTCTTCAAGTGCCCGGAGTGCCCACTCCTGTTTCTGCAGAAGCCAGAATTAATGCAGCATGTCAAG AATACCCATGGTGTTCCCCGGAACGTGGAGGAGCTGTCAAGCCTCCAGTCTTCAACAGACACATCTTCTAGCCGCCCTGGCTCCCGAGCTCCCACTGAGCCCCCAGCTACAAATGTAGCTGCTAGAGGCAGTTCCCTGACTGCTGGCCGTTGGGGCCGACCAGAAGCTCACCGCAGGGCTGAAGCAAGGCCCCGGATGAGGAGTACTGGTTGGACCTGCCAGGAGTGCCAAGAGTGGGTTCCTGATCGAGAGAGCTATGTGTCCCACATGAAAAAGAGCCATGGTCGG ACACTGAAGCGGTACCCATGCCGGCAGTGTGAACAGTCCTTCCACAACCCTAGCAGCCTGCGCAAACACATTCGTAACAACCATGACACAGTAAAGAAGGTCTACACTTGTGG GTACTGCACCGAGGATAGCCCCAGCTTTCCTCGGCCCTCCCTCCTGGAGAGCCACATCAGCCTTATGCACGGTATCAGAAACCCTGATTTGAGCCAGACGTCCAAAGTCAGACATCCAGGTGGACATTCCCCTCAG GTGAACCATCTGAAAAGACCTGTCAGCAGAATAGCAGATGCTCCAGGCACTAGCAATGGTGCGACTGTTTCCTCCACCAAAAGGCATAAGTCCCTGTTTCAGTGTGCAAAGTGCACCTTCGCCACAGACTCGGAGCTTGAGTTCCAGAGCCACATACCTCAGCATCAGGTGGACAGCTCCACAGCCCAGTGTCTCCTCTGTGGCTTGTGCTACACGTCTGCCAGCTCCCTCAACCGCCACCTTTTCATTGTCCACAAAGTGAGAGAccaggaagaagggggagaagaaatTGTGGAGGTAAAGGTGGAAGCCACAGACTCAGAGGCATGCTCTGGAGAGGAGGTGGCTGTGGAGACTAAAGAGAATGGACTGGAAGAATGTGCCAGTGAACCTTTGGTGGCTGACCTAGAACCAAGGAGGTCACTAGGTCTGGCTCTGAATGAAGACAGTGCCCAAGACCCTCAGAATCAACCACAGGCCTCTCAGGACCAGAACAGCCATGCACTATCTCCTCAGGTGTGA